The region TCCAAGCAGAGCGAATTCAAGGCCAGCGCGCCTAAGGCGAAGCCGCCCGCATCCGTTCTGTCTTCGGACCTGCATGTGACCGGCAACATGAAGACCACGGGCGATATTCAGGTTGAAGGCACCGTTGAAGGCGACATCCGCGCGCATTTGCTGACCATCGGTGAGACCGCGACGATCAAAGGCGAAGTGGTTGCCGATGACGTGGTGATTAATGGTCGTATCGTGGGCCGCGTCCGTGGCCTCAAGGTCCGTCTCACGTCGACCGCACGGGTTGAGGGTGACATCATCCACAAGACCATCGCGATCGAATCCGGCGCACATTTCGAAGGCTCTGTGCAGCGTCAGGACGATCCGCTGAACCCCGGCGCAAAGTCTGCTCCGGCGCAGAAGCCGAACCCAGCTTCCTAAGGCCGCGGTCGGTTCAAAAAATTCACGGGCGTCGCAGGAAACTGCGGCGCCCGTTTTCGTTTTACTATGGGTGTGAGTTAGCGGCCCAGCATCCACGTGCCGTTTGGCCAGAAGGCATCGAAGGCGAAGGCAAACATCACATCATGCGGCACATCGCGTCCGGCGCTGTCGCGCACGCGGATGCTGCCCACGTCACGTCCCTCACTGATCTGCCCCGCGTCCAGAGCAGAGGCCTGCCCTGCCCGCCATGTGATCGTCACCCCGGCCTCCCGCAACTCGCCTACCTCGGCCAGTCGGTTAAGGCGCCATGCCCGGTCCCCCACGCGGACAACACGCTCCAGCGGTGCGATGCCGTGGGGCGGTTGCGATCCGTCATAGAGAAAGGGTTTGGGCGACGAATCATACCCACGATAAGGGTTGCGGCCATAGTCTCGGTTATAGGACGGCTCCTCCATCACCAGCCCGTCGGGATGGCGCACAGTGAAATCTGCCCAGCTTTCCAGCCAGCTTGGGAGGTGCTTTAGCTCGGTCCCGGTCAGTGCCCCCACGATGGCGCGGCCCTCTGCCTGCTGCCACCAGCTTTGCGTCTCGCGGTCATACATCACCATGTCGGAATGGCGCAGCTTGCCGGAGACGCCGAAGCGCAGCACCTTGCCTGCGACCCGGCGATCAAAGACCAGCGCGGAATTGCACAGCGGGCAGAAGGTCACCGCGATAGGGCGGCCCTGCACCGTATCATTCACGATCTCATGCCATGTCAGATAGCGGATCGGATAGGCGCGCGGTTGAGCACCATCGATCGCAACGGTGATGACCGGCTCGCGCGGGCCGATGCGGGTCTCAGTAGATGCAGTTCGGAACGCAGGCGCATCAAGCGCCGGTATGCCATCCTTAGGCGGCCCGCCTGAGATGATCTCGGACCAGTCGGTGATGGTTGTTTTGGAAAAATCGGTCTCGGGCCATTCCCCCTCCCAGCGGGCGGGATCAGCGAGGAGACTGTTGGCCGCAAGGCCAAGGCTCAGAACGATGGCGCTCAATTTAATCATGGCCTGAGCGTGGCGCATACGGGGGTGAGCAAGCAAGCCCACCCCACGCAATTGGGAACAGATGTTACTCGGTCACAGAGACCTTTTGCATTACGTCCGGCGTGCCGACGACGGCGCCATTGCCGCCAGTGCCACGTTTGATGGCGTCGACCACGTCTTGGCCTTTGGTAACCTTGCCCACGACCGTATATTGACCGTTAAGAAAAGGTGCTTCATCGAACATGATAAAGAACTGGCTGTTGGCGCTGTCCGGGCTCTGGCTGCGGGCCATGCCGACGACGCCAGCTTCATAGGCGATGTCCGAGAACTCCGCCTTGAGGTCCGGCTTGTCAGAGCCGCCCATGCCAGCGCGCGCGGTGTCGCCGCCGGATTTGCCGAACTGCACGTCACCGGTCTGGGCCATGAAACCGTCGATCACGCGGTGGAAGACCACCCCGTCATAGGCGCCTTCTTCGGCCAGTTCCGTGATGCGTGCCACATGCTCAGGGGCAACATCTTCCAGCAGGTCGATCTTGACGGTGCCATTGGCCTCGCCCGCGACTTCGATCTCAAGCCCGGTGGCCGCAGCCGCCGTGCCGAGAAGCGCCAGAACAGCGCTGGTGCCGAAAAGCTTACGCATCTGCGGCCACCTTGACGGAGATCATGCGGTCGGGATTCGCAGGCGGCTCGCCACGGGTCAGCGCATCGACATGTTCCATGCCAGAGATGACCTGCCCGTAAACGGTGTACTGACCGTTGAGGAAGTCATTGTCTTTGAAGTTGATGAAGAACTGGCTGTTGGCGCTGTCGGGGTTTGCCGAACGCGCCGCACCGATGGTGCCGCGAGCATGCGGTACTTTGGAGAATTCTGCTGGCAGGTTCGGCATGTCCGAGCCGCCGGTGCCAGCCGCGCGCAGGTTGAAGTTATCTTCCATATTGCCATTGGCCACATCGCCCGTCTGAGCCATGAAACCTTCGATCACGCGGTGAAAGGCGACATTGTCGTATTTACCAGCGCGGGCCAGTTCCTTCATGCGCTCGACGTGCTTGGGCGCAAGGTCGGGCATCAACTCGATGGTGACGGTGCCGCCTTTGAGCTCCATCAGAATGGTGTTTTCGGGGTCTTTGATATCAGCCATTGGGCAATCCTTTAGTTTGTCTTTGCCAGATACCTAAGGAGCTTGGCCGCGATTGCCAAGCCGCGCATTGACGTCACGCGCGATAACAGCAAAACACAGCGCAAGAGTTTGAATGGGAGAGAAGCGATGGGTTGGAAAACGCTGGACGACATGGACCTGAACGGCAAACGCGTGCTGCTGCGTGTAGACATTAACGTGCCGGCTGAGGAGGGTCGCGTCACCGATGCCACGCGGATCGAGCGGATCGTGCCCACGGTGAACGACATTCTGTCGCGCGGTGGCAAGGTGACCCTGCTGGCGCATTTCGGGCGTCCCAAGGGCAAGGTTGTCGAGGAGATGAGTCTTCGCCAAGTTTTGCCCGCGCTGGAAAAGGCACTAGGCCGCGATGTGGCTTTCGTGCCCTCGCTGGATGCCGCTGCCGAGGCGCAGGGCGATCTGCAACTTATGGAAAACATCCGTTTCTACCCCGGTGAAGAGGCCAATGACGAAGGTTTCGCCCGCCAGCTGGCCGATCTCGGCGATATCTACTGCAACGATGCCTTCTCTGCCGCCCACCGCGCCCATGCCTCAACCGAAGCGCTGGCGCGGCTGCTGCCTGCCTGCGCGGGCCGTTTGATGCAGGCGGAACTCTCGGCCCTGGAGGCGGCACTCGCCAAGCCTGAGCGCCCGGTGGGGGCCGTGGTCGGTGGGGCCAAGGTTTCGACCAAGATCGCGCTTTTGGAAAACCTCGTGAACCGGTTGGATGTCTTGGTCATTGGTGGCGGCATGGCAAACACCTTCCTCGCAGCGCTTGGTGCTGATCTGGGCAAGTCGTTGGAAGAGCCGGATTATTACGACACGGCCAAAGACATCATGGCGCAGGCCGACAAGGCGGGCTGCCGCGTGATCTTGCCCGTCGACGGTCTGGTCGCGCGTGAGTTCGCCAAAGGGGCCATCCATGAGGTGGCCCAGCTTGGCCCCGATGCCAGCCTCGCCGAAGACCAGATGGTGCTGGATGCGGGCCCCGATACGGTCGCTTTGGTCGAGACGGCCTTTGCCGGGCTGCGAACCTTGATCTGGAATGGGCCGATGGGGGCCTTTGAAATTCCGCCTTTCGATACCGCCACCGTCGCGGCGGCCCGCGCAGCAGCGGCCAAGACACGCGAAGGCACGTTGACCTCGGTCGCGGGGGGCGGTGACACGGTTGCCGCGCTGAACCAAGCAGGCGTCGCGGATGATTTCACCTATATCTCCACCGCCGGGGGCGCGTTCCTTGAGTGGATGGAAGGCAAAACCCTGCCCGGTGTCGCCGCTTTGGGCGGCTAAGTCGCGCAAAAACGCGATTTCTTGTTAAAAACAACGGGTTTCCCGCAAATGTGGGATTCCCATGACGAATCGCCTGTGTCATACTGATGTCACGTCCGCCAAGAGACGCAGAGGCAGAACCATGACACGCAACACCCGTCCGGCTTTCGGCACATTGCTGTTCTTCGCGATTGCTTTCGCGCTGAGCCTGTATTTCACCTTTGCTGCCGTTCAGGGCGATTTCGGCCTGTTCCGCCGGACCGAAATCGTGGCGGAGAGCCAAAAGCTGAGCGACCGTTTGGCCGAGGTCCGCGCCGAGGTGGCCCGGATGGAGAACCTCACCCGCCGCCTGTCGGACGACTACCTCGACCTTGATCTTTTGGACGAACGCGCGCGCAAGGTGCTGGGCATGGTCCGCACCGATGAGATCGTCATTCGCTAAGCTTTCGCGCCTGATCGCCCTGCCCCACGCCTGCGGTCTTGCAATCACCTAAAATCTCTGGCCTCCTTCGCCTTGTCAGCCGTGGCGCGCGCGCCACGTCACAAAGTCCCTCGCAATCCATTCCGGAATGCGCTAGGGAATAGTTTAACGCTAAACTACTTTTGGCATCTGACCAAAGCCGACGGAGGAGACGTCCATGGCCGCGAGGAAATCGAGCAAGAAACCCAATGTCTCTGCGGAGGAGCTGACCAGCTATTACCGCGACATGCTGCTGATCCGGCGGTTTGAAGAGAAAGCCGGGCAACTCTACGGCATGGGGCTGATCGGGGGGTTCTGCCACCTCTATATCGGACAAGAAGCGGTCGTTGTCGGCCTTGAGGCCGCCGCCGAAGAAGGCGACAAGCGCATCACCTCTTACCGCGACCACGGCCATATGCTGGCCTGCGGCATGGACCCCAACGGCGTCATGGCCGAGCTTACGGGCCGCGAAGGCGGCTATTCCAAGGGCAAGGGCGGCTCGATGCATATGTTCTCGAAAGAGAAGCATTTCTACGGCGGCCACGGTATCGTTGCAGCACAGGTGCCGCTCGGCGCGGGCCTCGCCTTTGCCGACAAATACAAAGACAACGGGCGTGTCACCTTCACCTATTTCGGCGACGGTGCAGCGAACCAGGGCCAGGTCTATGAGACCTTCAACATGGCCGCGCTCTGGAAACTGCCGGTGATCTTCGTGATCGAGAACAACCAATACGCCATGGGCACCTCGCAGCAGCGCTCGACCTCCTCTGCGGAGATCTGGGAGCGCGGCAAGGCTTTCGGCATCCCCGGCGAAGCGGTAGACGGCATGGACGTGCTGGCGGTGAAGGAGGCCGGTCAGAAGGCCGTGGCCCACGCCCGCAAAGACGGACCCTATATTCTCGAGATCAAGACCTACCGCTACCGTGGCCACTCGATGTCAGACCCTGCCAAGTACCGCACCCGCGAAGAGGTCCAGAAGATGCGCGACGAGCGCGACCCGATCGAGGCCGTGCGCACTTTGCTGCTGGAGGGCAACCACGCCAGCGAGGACGATCTCAAAGCCATCGACAAGGAGATCAAAAAGGTCGTGAACGAAAGCGCCGATTTCGCCAAGGAAAGCCCGGAGCCGCATCTCGACGAGCTCTGGACCGACATCTACGCAACCGAAGTTCCGCAGGAGGCCTGAAGCAATGGCAACCGAAATTCTCATGCCCGCCCTCAGCCCCACTATGGAAGAAGGCACGCTCGCCAAATGGTTGGTCAAGGAGGGCGACGAAGTCTCCTCTGGTGACATTCTGGCCGAGATCGAGACCGACAAAGCCACGATGGAGTTCGAAGCCGTGGACGAAGGCACCATCGGCAAGATTCTGATCGAAGAAGGCACCGAAGGCGTTAAAGTGAACACCGCCATCGCCGTTCTGCTGGAAGAAGGCGAAAGCGCGGACGACATCGACAGCGCGAAATCCGCCCCCGTCGAAGACAAGGGCGAGGACGCCAAACCGGCGCAGGCAAATTCTTCGGACAACGACCGCGAGACGCCCGCCGAGGGCAAGAAACAGCCCGAGCCCGACACCAGCCCCGACTGGCCCGAAGGTACGGCAATGAAGCAGCAGACCGTGCGCGAAGCGCTGCGCGACGCCATGGCCGAAGAAATGCGCCGCGACGAGGATGTCTTCCTCATGGGCGAGGAAGTGGCCGAATACCAAGGTGCCTATAAGATCACCCAAGGGATGCTGGACGAATTCGGCCCCAAACGCGTGATCGACACGCCGATTACCGAACATGGCTTTGCCGGGATCGGTGTTGGTGCGGCCTTTGGCGGTCTGCGCCCGATTGTTGAGTTCATGACCTTCAACTTCGCCATGCAGGCGATGGACCAGATCATCAACTCCGCGGCCAAGACGCTCTATATGTCCGGCGGCCAGATGGGCGCGCCCATGGTCTTCCGCGGCCCCAACGGTGCCGCAGCCCGCGTGGGCGCCCAGCACTCTCAGGACTACGCCGCCTGGTTCATGCAGATCCCCGGCCTCAAGGTTGCGATGCCCTATTCGGCAAGCGATTACAAAGGCCTGATGAAAACCGCGATCCGCGACCCGAACCCGGTGATCTTCCTTGAAAACGAAATCCTCTATGGCCGCAGCTTCGACGTGCCGGATGTGGAAGACTACACCGTCCCCTTCGGCAAGGCCCGCATCTGGCGCGAGGGCGCGGATGTGACCATCGTCAGCTTCGGCATCGGCATGACCTATGCGCTTGAGGCCGCCGAGAAACTGGCCGAGGACGGTATCGAGGCCGAGGTGATCGACCTGCGCACCCTGCGCCCGATGGATACCGACACGATCCTCAAATCGGTGATGAAGACAAACCGCTGCGTCACCGTCGAAGAAGGCTGGCCGCAAGGCTCGGTCGGTGGCTACATCAGCGGCGTGATCATGCAGGAGGCGTTTGACTACCTCGACGCCCCGGTCATCACCTGCACCGGCAAGGACGTTCCCATGCCCTATGCTGCCAACCTTGAAAAACACGCGCTGGTCACCACCAATGAGGTGATCGAAGCCGTGCGCAAAGTCACCTACCGGTAAGGAGCGGATCATGCCCACAGAAATTCTCATGCCCGCCCTGTCCCCCACGATGGAGGAAGGCACGCTTGCCAAATGGCTGGTCAAGGAGGGCGACGAAGTCTCCTCTGGAGACATCTTGGCTGAAATCGAGACCGACAAGGCCACGATGGAGTTCGAAGCCGTCGACGAAGGCACCATCGGCAAAATCCTGATTGAGGAAGGCAGCGAGGGCGTGAAGGTGAACACACCAATCGCCGTTCTGCTTGAAGAAGGCGAAAGCGCGGAGGATATCGATACATCCTCCGCCCCGGCCAAAGAAGAGAAGCCTCAGGCCGAGGAAGCGCCCAAAGCCGAAGCGGCCGAGACGCCCGAGGCTGGCTATGGCCGCGGTGCTACGGATGCGAATGAGGCGAAGGGCAAAGGCGACAGCAAAGCCCCCGCCGCGTCGAAAAGCGACAAGGGTGAGCGCATCTTCGCCTCCCCCCTTGCCCGCCGGATCGCCGCCGACAAGGGTTTGGACCTGTCGAAGATTGATGGCAGTGGCCCGCGCGGTCGGATCGTCAAAGCGGATGTCGAGAATGCCCAGCCGACTGCGGCGAAATCCGAAAGCGCCGCACCTGCCAAAGATGCCGCCCCGGTCGCCCAACCCGCTGCCACCGGCCCCTCTGCCGATGCAGTCGCCAAGATGTACGAAGGCCGCGAGTACGAGGAAGTCACCCTCAATGGCATGCGCAAGACCATAGCCGCGCGCCTCACCGAGGCCAAGCAGACGGTCCCGCATTTCTACCTGCGCCGCGACATCCAGATCGACGCGCTGCTTTCCTTCCGCAGCGATCTGAACAAGCAACTCGACGCGCGCGGTGTGAAGCTGTCGGTCAACGACTTCATTATCAAAGCCTGCGCGCTGGCCCTGCAATCGGTGCCGGATGCCAATGCTGTCTGGGCTGGTGATCGGATCCTCAAGCTGAAGCCTTCGGATGTGGCTGTGGCCGTGGCGATTGAAGGCGGGCTTTTCACGCCAGTCCTACAGGACGCCGACACCAAGTCGCTCTCGACCCTCTCGGCGCAGATGAAAGACCTCGCCACCCGCGCACGGGATCGGAAACTTGCGCCGCATGAGTATCAGGGCGGCAGCTTTGCAATTTCCAACCTCGGCATGTTCGGGATCGACAACTTTGACGCGGTGATAAACCCGCCGCATGGGGCGATCCTTGCTGTCGGTGCTGGTGTGAAAAAGCCGATCATCGGGAAGGATGGCGAGGTAACCGCGGCCACCGTGATGTCGGTCACCCTCTCGGTCGATCACCGCGTGATCGATGGGGCGCTCGGTGCGCAGTTGCTGAATGCCATCGTCGAGAACCTAGAAAACCCAATGGTGATGCTGGCCTAAGGTCGGCATCCTTTCCAACACACAAAAGCCGGGGCATGCCCCGGCTTCTTCGCTTTCAATACTGTCTTTCGCTTCTATTCGCTGTCGGGTCCAAAAAGGTGGTTCATCGACATAGACGGCTGATCACATCCCGCCTCGCCCACGATCCGTGCTGGGATGCCGGCGACGGTCTTGCAAGCGGGCACCGCCTCCAGCACCACAGACCCTGCGGCGATACGGCTGCAGTGGCCAATGGTGATATTGCCCAAGACCTTCGCGCCCGCGCCGATCAATACGCCGTTGCCGATCTTGGGGTGACGGTCCTCTTCTTCCTTGCCGGTCCCGCCAAGCGTCACAGAATGCAGCATCGAGACGTTATCGCCCACCACCGCCGTCTCACCGATTACAATGGAATGCGCGTGGTCGATCATGATGCCCTTGCCCATCTTTGCCGCCGGGTGGATATCCACGCCAAAAATCTCGCTCACCCGCATTTGGATGAAATAGGCCAGATCGCGCTTGCCCTTCATATAGAGGTAGTGGCCAACCCGATAGGCCTGCACTGCTTGATAGCCTTTGAAGTAGAGGATCGGCTGCAGCAACCGATGGCAGGCCGGGTCGCGGTCATAGATCGCCACCAGATCAGCGCGCGCCGCGGCTACGAGGTCAGGGTCTTCGGCATAGGCTTCTTCGACCATCTCGCGCACGACCATCATCGACATCTCATTCGACGACAGTTTCGCAGCGATCCGGTAGGAAAGCGCGTTCTCGATGGATTTATGGTGCAGGATACAGGCATGAACAAAGCCGCCGATCAACGGCTCATCACGCACCGCATCTTCGGCTTCTTGCTGAATTTGGTCCCACACCGGGTCCACTTTCGAGATATTTCTGCGTGTCTGTGCCATGTCACGGGCTCCTTCACTCTGCCGCTAGGGTAGCTCATGCAATAGCGCAGGACCATTTGTAAATCCGCCCACGCTTGAAATCGTGATCAGCCGAGCGCTTATTCCGCCACCGTAAGGCGCGCTGGCAGCCCCGCCCCATAGGTCGCTGAGACCTGGGCGACCGTGATTTCAAATGCCCCGCTGACGCCATCGTCAACCTGCGCAGCACTGCTGTAAGTCCATTCCGGCGTATCGAGTAACTCTTCGCGTAGCTGAGCGCTGCCCGCAAAAACGCGGAGAAGATACCGCTCTCTCTCCTCTCCCAACGGCACCTCTGGCCCCTCCCAAGGATCCCCATTAATGCGCGTGCGCCGCACCCAGCTAAAGCCGAAATCTCCGTTCTGTTCAGTCACAACTCGCAGATGACATGGACTGAAGGGCCGCAGACCATTCCCATCGAACGCTTGGACCTGATGCACGTAAGACGGATCATCCACGGGGCGCCGCGCGGGCCCTATCCGGTAGTGCTGTGCCACACGCCGCAGATGCGGGCTGAGTTCAACCTGTTGCGGCGTGCCGTTCATCAGCACGAAGGTCGATCCGGCAGGCCAAACCTCGGGCATTAAACCATCGCTCCCCGCCTGTCCGCGCAGACGCCCCTGCAGCCAATAGGTCAGAGGAGCGACAAGCTGCGCCTCCTGAAACTGAAACAATTCCCAATTGTCCACGCTGCCGTCGCCGATGGCGGCGAGGTTCGCCCCGTTCAAAAGCGCCTCCCGGCTGACCGATTCAAGGTTCCCGCTGATCAACTTCACTTCCAGCACCCGGCCCGTATCCAGAAGCCCGGACCGCGCCGCGCGTAGCGGCGTTCTGGTGACGCCCACAACAGATCGGCTGGGTACCACGGCGTTGAGCGCATAATTCGCATCCGTGGTTGAACGATAGACCGCGACCGACCCTGGCCAAGGCTGCGCTGTAGCAGCGAGATGCGGTGCATGAGGTACCTCATCTCCCCGTAACAAAGGCAGGTCCATGAATTGCGCCAAAACCGGCAGTGGGGGCACGAAGGGGCGCATGCTTGCCAGTTCTTCCTCAAGCGGCGCGGGATCATAGACTTCGGGCTCAATTCGGGTGGCCTCGACCAGCAGTGCTCCGGCCTGTTCCACGCGGTCGATCCGGTAGCGCCCCGGCCTCTCTGCACCATCCGCCGGCAGTTCAATCACATCGCCCGCACCGAGCGCCATCTGCGAAGGGGGCAAAGCCAACCGCAACGCTTCGCGCGCCACGCGGGCTTCGGTCAGCCAGCGTTCAGCCACCTGCCGCCCCTCGCCCCGCGTCAGCGCCATGTTCAATTCAGTGCCGCTCACCGCATGGGTTGCCTCATCCGCAAGAACCGCCTCTTCGGAGATCGCGTTGAAATCCGCATCTGCTTGAATGAAACGCAGACGCACACGCCCTGAAACCTCTGCATCTGCCTCGCGCAATTGCTCGGTCAGCCCATCCAAATCAGGGCTCACCGCCAGCATTTCCTGCTCTATTGTCACTGCCTCCGTCCCATCGCGCATCCGAAACTGCAGTGCTCCATTGCGTTCGATGGCATCGAACCCATAGCGCAGCATGAGCGGCTGCAGAGCCGCACGCGCCTCGCTGACTTCGGTCACTGCATAGCCGCGGACATAGCCGAAAAGCTCCGAAGTGTCGAAATGCGGGACCCCTGCTCGGCGGCAAATCTCACCCACGACCGACGCCAGAGACCCCGCCGAGGCGCGCCCGTTCAGCCAGTGACCCCGGCTGTAATTCTCGCCATCGCTCCAAAGGCCAACATTATTGGGAAAGAAGGGAAAGGGCCGCGTGTCCCAAGCCCAGACGAAGGCGCGCGACATGTCGAGCATCGGTCCGCCGTATTCTTCCGAAGTTGGGTTATGCGCCGGATCGCGCCAGTATTCCGAGGTTGCGCGCAGATATTGCATCTGCATCAAATCGTCCCGCGCCCCCGTAGAATAATGTGGCAATGCGCTTTCCGAGCTCTTCAGATCAAGGAATTTGTTAGGTTGGTTCGCCCCTTTGTCGATCGCGGCGCAGCCATATTCCGTGAACCAAATCGGCTTAGACATAGGTTGCCAATCC is a window of Sulfitobacter sp. W027 DNA encoding:
- a CDS encoding polymer-forming cytoskeletal protein, which gives rise to MFSKSKINDPAPQDADASKAAPSSASTAPAPSKQSEFKASAPKAKPPASVLSSDLHVTGNMKTTGDIQVEGTVEGDIRAHLLTIGETATIKGEVVADDVVINGRIVGRVRGLKVRLTSTARVEGDIIHKTIAIESGAHFEGSVQRQDDPLNPGAKSAPAQKPNPAS
- a CDS encoding DUF3179 domain-containing protein, which translates into the protein MIKLSAIVLSLGLAANSLLADPARWEGEWPETDFSKTTITDWSEIISGGPPKDGIPALDAPAFRTASTETRIGPREPVITVAIDGAQPRAYPIRYLTWHEIVNDTVQGRPIAVTFCPLCNSALVFDRRVAGKVLRFGVSGKLRHSDMVMYDRETQSWWQQAEGRAIVGALTGTELKHLPSWLESWADFTVRHPDGLVMEEPSYNRDYGRNPYRGYDSSPKPFLYDGSQPPHGIAPLERVVRVGDRAWRLNRLAEVGELREAGVTITWRAGQASALDAGQISEGRDVGSIRVRDSAGRDVPHDVMFAFAFDAFWPNGTWMLGR
- a CDS encoding peptidylprolyl isomerase, with amino-acid sequence MRKLFGTSAVLALLGTAAAATGLEIEVAGEANGTVKIDLLEDVAPEHVARITELAEEGAYDGVVFHRVIDGFMAQTGDVQFGKSGGDTARAGMGGSDKPDLKAEFSDIAYEAGVVGMARSQSPDSANSQFFIMFDEAPFLNGQYTVVGKVTKGQDVVDAIKRGTGGNGAVVGTPDVMQKVSVTE
- a CDS encoding peptidylprolyl isomerase, producing the protein MADIKDPENTILMELKGGTVTIELMPDLAPKHVERMKELARAGKYDNVAFHRVIEGFMAQTGDVANGNMEDNFNLRAAGTGGSDMPNLPAEFSKVPHARGTIGAARSANPDSANSQFFINFKDNDFLNGQYTVYGQVISGMEHVDALTRGEPPANPDRMISVKVAADA
- a CDS encoding phosphoglycerate kinase → MGWKTLDDMDLNGKRVLLRVDINVPAEEGRVTDATRIERIVPTVNDILSRGGKVTLLAHFGRPKGKVVEEMSLRQVLPALEKALGRDVAFVPSLDAAAEAQGDLQLMENIRFYPGEEANDEGFARQLADLGDIYCNDAFSAAHRAHASTEALARLLPACAGRLMQAELSALEAALAKPERPVGAVVGGAKVSTKIALLENLVNRLDVLVIGGGMANTFLAALGADLGKSLEEPDYYDTAKDIMAQADKAGCRVILPVDGLVAREFAKGAIHEVAQLGPDASLAEDQMVLDAGPDTVALVETAFAGLRTLIWNGPMGAFEIPPFDTATVAAARAAAAKTREGTLTSVAGGGDTVAALNQAGVADDFTYISTAGGAFLEWMEGKTLPGVAALGG
- a CDS encoding septum formation initiator family protein, whose product is MTRNTRPAFGTLLFFAIAFALSLYFTFAAVQGDFGLFRRTEIVAESQKLSDRLAEVRAEVARMENLTRRLSDDYLDLDLLDERARKVLGMVRTDEIVIR
- the pdhA gene encoding pyruvate dehydrogenase (acetyl-transferring) E1 component subunit alpha; protein product: MAARKSSKKPNVSAEELTSYYRDMLLIRRFEEKAGQLYGMGLIGGFCHLYIGQEAVVVGLEAAAEEGDKRITSYRDHGHMLACGMDPNGVMAELTGREGGYSKGKGGSMHMFSKEKHFYGGHGIVAAQVPLGAGLAFADKYKDNGRVTFTYFGDGAANQGQVYETFNMAALWKLPVIFVIENNQYAMGTSQQRSTSSAEIWERGKAFGIPGEAVDGMDVLAVKEAGQKAVAHARKDGPYILEIKTYRYRGHSMSDPAKYRTREEVQKMRDERDPIEAVRTLLLEGNHASEDDLKAIDKEIKKVVNESADFAKESPEPHLDELWTDIYATEVPQEA
- a CDS encoding pyruvate dehydrogenase complex E1 component subunit beta; its protein translation is MATEILMPALSPTMEEGTLAKWLVKEGDEVSSGDILAEIETDKATMEFEAVDEGTIGKILIEEGTEGVKVNTAIAVLLEEGESADDIDSAKSAPVEDKGEDAKPAQANSSDNDRETPAEGKKQPEPDTSPDWPEGTAMKQQTVREALRDAMAEEMRRDEDVFLMGEEVAEYQGAYKITQGMLDEFGPKRVIDTPITEHGFAGIGVGAAFGGLRPIVEFMTFNFAMQAMDQIINSAAKTLYMSGGQMGAPMVFRGPNGAAARVGAQHSQDYAAWFMQIPGLKVAMPYSASDYKGLMKTAIRDPNPVIFLENEILYGRSFDVPDVEDYTVPFGKARIWREGADVTIVSFGIGMTYALEAAEKLAEDGIEAEVIDLRTLRPMDTDTILKSVMKTNRCVTVEEGWPQGSVGGYISGVIMQEAFDYLDAPVITCTGKDVPMPYAANLEKHALVTTNEVIEAVRKVTYR
- a CDS encoding pyruvate dehydrogenase complex dihydrolipoamide acetyltransferase; the protein is MPTEILMPALSPTMEEGTLAKWLVKEGDEVSSGDILAEIETDKATMEFEAVDEGTIGKILIEEGSEGVKVNTPIAVLLEEGESAEDIDTSSAPAKEEKPQAEEAPKAEAAETPEAGYGRGATDANEAKGKGDSKAPAASKSDKGERIFASPLARRIAADKGLDLSKIDGSGPRGRIVKADVENAQPTAAKSESAAPAKDAAPVAQPAATGPSADAVAKMYEGREYEEVTLNGMRKTIAARLTEAKQTVPHFYLRRDIQIDALLSFRSDLNKQLDARGVKLSVNDFIIKACALALQSVPDANAVWAGDRILKLKPSDVAVAVAIEGGLFTPVLQDADTKSLSTLSAQMKDLATRARDRKLAPHEYQGGSFAISNLGMFGIDNFDAVINPPHGAILAVGAGVKKPIIGKDGEVTAATVMSVTLSVDHRVIDGALGAQLLNAIVENLENPMVMLA
- the cysE gene encoding serine O-acetyltransferase, which translates into the protein MAQTRRNISKVDPVWDQIQQEAEDAVRDEPLIGGFVHACILHHKSIENALSYRIAAKLSSNEMSMMVVREMVEEAYAEDPDLVAAARADLVAIYDRDPACHRLLQPILYFKGYQAVQAYRVGHYLYMKGKRDLAYFIQMRVSEIFGVDIHPAAKMGKGIMIDHAHSIVIGETAVVGDNVSMLHSVTLGGTGKEEEDRHPKIGNGVLIGAGAKVLGNITIGHCSRIAAGSVVLEAVPACKTVAGIPARIVGEAGCDQPSMSMNHLFGPDSE